In Methanocaldococcus sp., the genomic stretch GTTAATGAGTTCATAATTATTTTTTTTAGAATAAAATTTTAATCTCTCAATAGGTCTCTCAAACATAATTTTTTCTGCTACTGTCTCGTGATAATGTATATAACCTCTATTTTTTAAAAATTCAAATGCTTTATCTAAAAATTTGTGAGTTTTATGAACATAGCCCATAATAACTCTGTCAGCAACATCTTTTAATTTAACATTTCTATTGTCAGACAAAATTGGGATTATATTGTTCAATTTATTTAATTTAATGTTTTCGCATAAGTAATGATATGCTATGGGGTTTTTCTCAATTGCATAAACTAACTTTGGCTTTGAATATTTAGCCAAAGGAATTGTAAAATACCCTATTCCAGCAAACATATCTATGACAGTTTCATTCTCATTACTTATATGAGCCATTCTTATCCTTTCTCTAATATTCCCCTGACTCCACATTATTTTAGATACATCTAACTTAA encodes the following:
- a CDS encoding class I SAM-dependent methyltransferase family protein; translated protein: MKYQKVGDVVIVKKELNKNEINEIINKTKCKTIVLYTTQITGEFRTPHVKILYGRETETIHKEYGCLFKLDVSKIMWSQGNIRERIRMAHISNENETVIDMFAGIGYFTIPLAKYSKPKLVYAIEKNPIAYHYLCENIKLNKLNNIIPILSDNRNVKLKDVADRVIMGYVHKTHKFLDKAFEFLKNRGYIHYHETVAEKIMFERPIERLKFYSKKNNYELINYKIVKIKKYAPGVWHIVVDAEFEKL